A section of the Prochlorococcus sp. MIT 1341 genome encodes:
- a CDS encoding CPP1-like family protein — protein sequence MSSGTDSSLNPDSKDPYANLGLKPGASFDEVQKAREKKLEEVGEDQKARAQIEASYDSVLMSSLKQRQLGKVSTAAANASQKEQAITDRQDENGKVIPFLPKFPRIEAISDDNSLFSLFPTLELSQGQGLIVRLGIGILAFIILYLSDSSSVDLILPISVLAVVISQIKRGRRILPSLGWSVVLLSVGLMIGGLLSNSLYSQYADGGMFSHDQLEAFPALVLLLLGALFLA from the coding sequence ATGTCATCTGGGACCGACTCTAGTTTAAATCCAGATTCGAAAGACCCATATGCAAACTTGGGCTTGAAGCCTGGAGCCAGTTTTGATGAGGTCCAAAAAGCAAGAGAAAAAAAATTGGAAGAGGTTGGAGAGGACCAAAAAGCAAGAGCACAAATAGAAGCTTCTTATGATTCAGTTTTGATGAGCAGCCTTAAACAGAGACAGTTGGGAAAGGTAAGTACAGCTGCTGCTAATGCTTCGCAAAAGGAGCAAGCAATAACAGACAGGCAAGATGAAAATGGAAAAGTAATTCCCTTCCTCCCAAAATTTCCTCGGATCGAAGCTATTTCTGATGACAATAGTTTGTTTTCTTTATTTCCAACATTAGAATTATCCCAAGGACAAGGATTGATTGTCAGACTTGGGATAGGGATTCTTGCTTTTATTATTTTATATTTATCGGACTCTTCCTCGGTAGATCTAATTTTGCCAATATCAGTTTTAGCGGTTGTAATTAGTCAGATTAAACGAGGACGAAGGATATTGCCTTCCCTTGGATGGAGCGTTGTTTTGCTTTCAGTAGGATTAATGATTGGTGGGCTATTATCTAACTCTTTATATTCACAATATGCTGATGGAGGGATGTTTTCCCATGACCAGTTAGAAGCATTTCCTGCACTTGTTTTACTTTTACTTGGCGCCCTATTTCTTGCTTAA